GGTTTCCTGATCCAGGAAAAAAGGATGAGTGATTACATCACAAAAGTCGGTATGACCGTATTGCGTTCTGTCAAAAATCCTCTTTTCGAATATCGTTTTTCTATTGTAAAGGATTCTTCGGTCAATGCGTTTGCCACGCCGGGGGGATATGTCTATCTAAATCGGGGCTTGATTGCCCTGGTTGCTTCAGAGGCGGAGTTGGCGGCGGTGCTGGCGCACGAGATTGCCCACGTCAACGCCCGGCATATTGCGGACATGGTCAACAAAGCCTCCAAAGTCAATATTGCGACTCTGCTGGGCGTTATCGCCGGGGCATTTATGGGTGGCGGCGATCTGTCGGCGGCGGTCATGGGATTTTCCCTGGCTACGGCGCAGACCATGACCTTGAAATATAGCCGGGACAACGAGGAAGAAGCCGATCGTTACGGTATGCTCTACCTGGTCAGGGCCGGCTATAAAGCGGAAGCTTCACTGAATGTTCTGAAGATGATGAGACGGTATGAATTCTATTCCAGTTCCGTTCCCTCATACTTCATGACCCACCCCGGAACGGATGATCGGCTCCGCTACATCGACGGGCTTTTGCAGACCACTTATGCCGAGGCAAAGGGGAAGGATGAAATTGTCGGACCTTTCGGGCGGATCAGGACCGTGCTCATGACGGGAGGGGCCGATGTGGAAGCCAAGATCAGATATTTTGAGGGGGAGGTGAAAAAAGATACAAAAAATGTCGACAGCCTGTATGGTCTTGGTGTGGTTCAGGCCCGGAAGGGGCTCTACGGGGAATCTCTGGCGACTCTGCAACAGGCCTTGCTTCTTGCCCCCTTGGATAAAGAGGTTTTAAGGGATATCGGTGTGAATTACTTCAAGTTAGGTCAGTATCCCCAATCTATTGATTACCTGTTGAGGGCGTATAAGATCGACCGGCACGACTGGAAGACATTGGCGTACCTGGGCAACTCCCATGAAGCGATGGGACTGTATGCCCAGGCCCTCGGTTATTTCCGTGCTTTGGAAAAAACGGATCTGGATGATGCGGAGATTTATTATAGTATCGCAATGGCCTATGGGAAGCTCAAGGAAATGGGGGATTCACACTACTATTTCGGCATTTACTTCAAAAAACAGAAAAAAACGGAAAGCGCCCTTTTTCACTTCAAAGAAGCATTGAAATATTTCGTTATCAACACTCCCAAATATCAGGATATCGAGAAAGAAATCAGATTGTTATCCATGGAAACGGATGCGAAGAAAAGACCTGAAGGGAAAAGAAGAAATTAAAGGTCCGCTTCTTCACACTGCCAGCCGGCCAATTCCCTGTTTGCATAATCCAGGTGTATTTTTTCCCGCAGAAAGAAGGCAAACAGATCGGCATCGATGTGATGATCTGCCGCCATGCCCTTCATGATCCGGATTGCATCGACCAGGGTGCTACCCCGGTTGTAAGGTCGGTCGGTTGCAGTGAGGGCTTCGAAAATATCGGCCAGGGCGAGGATGCGGGCCTGCAGGGGTAATTGGTCGTCCGTTAGCCCCTGTGGATAACCGGTGCCGTCAAGCCTTTCGTGATGACAGGCGGCGAGAAAGGGGACATTCTGGAATTTTTTGGGGAAGGGCAGTTGGGACAACATATCATGGGTGATGACGGCATGGCTTTCCACTATCGCCCTTTCTTCATCGGTGAGTGTCCCCTGACGAATACTCAGGTTGTAAAGTTCGTTTTCCGTCAAAAGAGGTCTTAATCCGTCTGCATCCATCCATTGCCGGCGGGAAACGCCTTGTAACCGTTCCAGTACATGATCGTTTACATCAGTCAGGCCAAGATTTATTTTTTCAATCAACGAGAACAAATCGTCGAAATCCGTGTTCTCTTCCCCCTCTTCTTCCTCTTTTCCTGTCGGTGGCGTCATTCCTTCAACCTGAAAGGCGGTGAGCCTTTTTTCCAGGGCATTGATCTTGTGATCCCGCTTCAATATTTCAAGGCGCGTTTTAATCAGTTCGATTCGATCGATGACCGCCTCGAGTTTGGTCGACTTGTTGACGATGTGCTCCGGTGTGACGATCTTGCCCACATCGTGAAGCCACGCCGCAATACGAAGCTCTTCGATCTGTGCCGCTGTAAAAAAACATTCGGCGAAAGGGCCTTCACGAGCCGCATTGATGCGGTCCGCAATCGTTAGGCTCAGATCCGCGACACGACGGACGTGGTCACCTGTGTACGGGGACTTTTCATCAATAGCGGTGGCGATGGATCTGATGAAGGCATGGAGAAGGGTTTCCAGGTTGTGGATCAGAGTGTTGTTGGACAGAGAGATTGCCGCCTGGGAGGCGAGGGATTCGGTGATCTGCTGTTCCCAAGCGGTGAAGGCCCGGATTTTCCCCGTTTCCGGGTCCTGGGCGTTGATCAGCTGAAGAACGCCGATCAGGTCGTTGTCGTGATTTTTCAGGGGCACCACCAGCATGGAAACGGATCGGTAGCCTGTCTGTTTGTCAAATTTCCGTGTGCCTTCAAAATTAAAACCTGTGGCATGGTAAACATTTTCAATATTGATCACCTTACCGGTCAGGGCGGCGTAGGCGGAAACATTCTGATGGTTCGGGCTTTCGTCCGGATTCCGCAGAGGAACAGGGGACCAGTCGATTCTTGTTCCGGTGCCCCCCATGCGGAGCTGAAGCGTGTCGTTTTGCACGATGGCGAATTGCAGCGTCAGTGCGTCGTCGGAGATGACGTACAGTGTCCCCCCATTGGCGTGGGTGAGTTTTTTCGCCTCATCCACGATCATTTCAAGAAGCCGGTCAATATTCTTTTCAGCAGTGAGGGCGGATCCGATTCTTGTGAAACGTGAAACAAGGTCTGCGGAATTTACGCCCTGTGTTTTCTCTATATGATGGCTTAAAACAGTCCCGTCCGTCTTTCCTGAAGGGGAAGCATGTTCCGGTGGGCCATTTTTTTCCCTGTTCTTTGACATGGTTTCTTCCAGAGGAACGCCGTTTAACTGCGGATGGCTATCTTTTTGACATACGCGGCCAATTCCGACTTGATTTGACCGAGGTCTTCCGGAGAAAGAGGTTTGCGGTTCAGGTACCGCTCATCCAATGTTTTTGAAGGTGTAAAGTTCTGCAGGACGAACAGGCGGGCTCCACGGAGCAATTCCCCCATTGCCCGAATGTCTTCCGGCGAGAGCAGATTGTCGACAAGGGTCGTCCGAAACTCGTAATCGATGGAGGCGTTCATGATGGCCCGGACACTGCTTTCGATCTCGTCTTTATCGACATTCACTCTGCACACTCTGTCGTATCGCTGTAAGGGTCCCTTGATGTCCATGGCGATATAGTCGAGGAGGTTTTTTTCGATCATGGACCGGATCATGGCCGAATGAGATCCGTTGGTATCTAGCTTGATCAAAAAACCGAGGTCGCGGACCCTGCGAATGAATTCCGGCAGGCCTTCCTGAAGCGTCGGTTCTCCCCCCGTAATGGTAACGGCATCGAGTTTGCCCCTTCTTTTTTCCAGGAAAGCCAGAATATCCTCTTCTTCGAGACAGGGTCCGTAAAGCTTCTCAATGACCAGCTCAGGGTTATGACAATATGGGCATCTGAAATTACATCCCTGCATGAACACAATAGCGGAGATTTTTCCGGGGAAATCGATCAGTGAGACTTTGTGTAAACCGCCGATCTTAATCATCAGAAACTGAAAGTCCGCCTTTGGTTGAACTCCTCCTGCTTGCCCTTGTTCCACTGTTTTACGGGGCGCAGATAACCTACGACCCGAGAATAGACCTCACAGGCATCCTGGCAGACCGGACAGGCCTCCAATTCCCCCTTCAGGTATCCATGAGAGGGACAAACGCTGAAGGTCGGCGTGAAGGTGAGGTAGGGGATATGGTATCCGGAGCATATTTTCTTGACCAGCCCCTTTAGAGCCAGGGGATTAACAATTCTTTCACCGGCAAATATGTGGAAGACCGTTCCTCCTGTGTATTTGGTCTGGATTTCGTTTTGCAGATCGAGGGCCTCAAAGATGTCATCGGTGTGGTTGACCGGCAACTGAGTCGAGTTCGTGTAAAAAGGTTCGGCCTGATGCAGCCTGACCTGTTCATCGTTTGAAAAGACCATATCCGGATACTTTTCCCGATCGATTCGTGCGAGACGGTACGATGTACCCTCGGCCGGGGTGGATTCCAGGTTGTAATTATTCCCCGTTTCCCGTTGGAATTGAATCAGGGTTGTCCGCATGAAATCAAGCACTCTTTTCGTAAAGCCCTGGCCCTCAGGCGATGCAATATCCTTGTTAAACAGGTTGAGGCAGGCTTCGTTCATGCCGACCAGCCCTATCGTGGAAAAATGATTTTTCCAGTATTCACCAAATCGGCCGTGGATATTTCTCAGGTAAGATTTTGTATAGGGGTAGAGATTGCTATCGGTAAATTTTTCCAGAATTTTCCGCTTTGTCTCCAAGCTGTCCTTGGCGATGTTCATCAGTTTCTCAAGATGGGCCAGAAATTCGTCTTCGGTCGAACAAAGGTAACCGATGCGCGGCATATTAATGGTGATGACGCCTATGGAGCCGGTTAGAGGATTGGAACCGAAAAGACCACCGCCCCGGATCTCAAGCTCCCGATTGTCGATTCGCAGCCGGCAGCACATGCTGCGCGCGTCTTCAGGGTTCATGTCTGAATTGATGAAGTTGGAAAAATAGGGAACCCCGTATTTGGAGGTCATATCCCAGAGACCTTCCAGATTTTGATCATCCCAGTTGAAATCCTTCGTGATGTTATAAGTGGGGATCGGAAAGGTGAAAACCCGGCCTTTTGCATCCCCCGCCTCCATAACTTCCAGGAAGGCCCGGTTAAAGAGGTTCATTTCTTTCTGGAATTCCTGGTAGGTTTCCTTTTGCGGCTGACCGCCGATGATGACGTTTTGATCCCGGTAGTACTTGGGAACGGTGATATCAAGCGTTACATTGGTAAAGGGTGTCTGAAACCCGACTCGTGTGGGGACGTTGATGTTGAAAATAAACTCCTGCAGGGCCTGCTTGACATCCATGAAAGTCAGGTTGTCGTAGCGGATAAAGGGGGCCAGAAGGGTATCAAAATTTGAAAAGGCCTGTGCGCCGGCGGCTTCTCCCTGGAGAGTATAGAAAAAATTGACCACCTGTCCCAGGGCGCTTCTCAGATGCTTGGCCGGTTTGCTTTCCACTTTGCCGGAGACGCCTTTGAATCCTTCCAGCAGCAGGTCGTATAGATCCCAGCCGACGCAGTAAACGGACAGGAGACTCAGATCGTGAATGTGGAAGTCCCCTGCCATGTGGGCTGTCCTGATTTCCGGTGTGTATATTGCGTTCAGCCAGTAAACTTTGCTGACTTCGGAAGAGATGTAGTTGTTCAGCCCTTGGAGGGAGTAGTCCATATTGCTGTTTTCGTTGACCTGCCAATCCTTTTTTTTCAAGTATTGGTCCACGAGATCGACTTCCATACGGTTGGTGATTTCCCGCAGGCGGGCATGCTGTTCCCTGTAAATAATGTAGGCTTTCACGGTTTTGCGGTAGGGAGAGGAGATCAGAACCTCTTCCACGATGTCCTGAATTTCTTCGACAGTCATGATTCGATGACCAAAGAGCTGTTCCGCCAGGTTCAGCACCTTGATGGTGAGCTTCCTTGCAGCGGTCAGATCGAATTCACCGGTAGCTGTCCCCGCCTTGGCGATGGCATTGGTAATCTTTTCCGCGTTGAATTTGACAAGTCTTCCATCTCGTTTTCTGATCTTCGTGTGCATTGGAATCTCTCCCTTTCGACTGAATCGGTATACCGTTCCGGTATTTCAATAATAAAGTATAAAGTCAAAATAACCTACCGTTCAAGCAGGTTGTGTATGCTGTACCTGTGTTTTGAACATCAATATGTTGTGGTGTTATGAGGAAGATAATACCATATATTGATTTAAGCAAGCAAAAAGTTCACACGGTGAAAACTATTTTTCATCGGATCGATTCAGAGTGCAAGACCAATGTTCTTGATATGGATCTTTTTATCCTGTAAAATTCGCGCTATAAGGTGACATATATTTATGGCTGATAGCAGGAAGTGGATTATCACAATTGACGGGCCCGCCGGTTCCGGAAAGAGTACAGTGGCTAAGTTTCTGGCGCACGAATTAAACCTTCTGTATCTTGATACGGGAGCCCTGTACCGGTCCGTCGCATATAAAATTCTCGTTTCAGGGATGGCCGACTCCGATATGCTGGGGCTGCGGGAACTCCTTGCCAGGACAAAGATCCATCTTCAAAAAAATCACGAAGGCATGACTGTATTTATTGATCAAGAAGACGTTGGCCAAAAGATTCGCACGGAAGAAGTGGCCGTTTTGGCGTCGACCGTTTCAGCCATACCTGTCGTGCGGGAGGCGTTGCTGCCGATTCAGAGGAATTGCGCCCGAAGGACGGGTCTGGTCGCGGAAGGGCGTGATATGGGAACCGTCGTTTTCCCGGAAGCCGACTTCAAATTCTACCTCCACGCTTCAGCCGGGGAGCGAGGTCGCAGAAGGTATCTGGAACTCCTGGAAAAGGGAGTGACACCCGTGTATGAGGATATTCTGGCCAGCATTGCCCTGCGGGACAAACAGGATAGGGAACGGGAAATTTCTCCCCTTCGGATTCCAAGGGATGCCCATGTGATTGATACATCGAGGATGACAATCCAGGAAGTGATATCTGAATGCCTCGCCGTTCTTCAGGCATAGGGATGTCACGGGGTTTCTTTTGCCGTGGATGGCCTATTCTTCCGTATTTCGGGTGTTTTGTCTTGCTATTCTATGGTCGATGTGCTAACGGCTTATCTTTCGTGGCGGTACGAAAAAATTCGATGATGGGGGTAAAGGTAACATGGTTAACGAAAACAACCTAATTTCGCAACAGGAGGAGGCAGAGGAAATCAGGACGGATACGCCAGATGATACGGTGTCCGCCCAAACGAATGATGAACCGATGGATTTCGGGGAACTTTACGAACAGAGCCTCCAGAACGTGCAGTTTGGCGAGATCGTCACCGGGAAGATTGTCCAGATTACAAACGATGTGGTGATGGTCGATGTCGGCTGGAAGACGGAGGGACATATTCCCACCAAGGAGTTGAAAGACGCGGACGGCAATATTTCGTTAAATGTAGGAGACGAAATTGAGATACTCGTCGATAGGCGAGACGGGGAGGGCAATCTGATCCTGTCACGGGATAAGGCAGCCAAGTTGAAGGTTTGGGATGATATCAAGCAGGCCTGCAGTCAAAATGCCCTGATCGAAGGCGTTGTTGTCGAGCGGGTCAAGGGAGGATTGTCGGTGGACATTGGCATACCCGCGTTTCTGCCTGGCTCCCAGGTCGATATCCGGCCGGTTCGGGATCTCGACAAGTACGTGGGACAGAGCCTGACGTTCAATATCCTGAAGTATGACCGTAAGCGGAACAATGTGGTCCTCTCCCGCCGGGCCATCCTTGAGGCGGAACGGGAAAGTGAAAAGATCAAAACGCTTGAAAATTTAGAGGAAGGAAAGATTGTAGAAGGGATCATCAAAAACATTACGGATTATGGAATCTTCATCGATCTGGGCGGTGTGGATGGTCTGCTGCATGTGACCGATATGTCCTGGGGGCGCATGACCCGTCCCTCAGGAGCCTTTGCCAGGGGCGACAAAATCACGGTCAAGGTACTCTCATTTGATCGTGAGAGGGAGAGGGTTTCGTTAGGGCTCAAACAGTTGATGGAAAATCCATGGGACTCAATTTTGAGCCGTTATCCGATCGGTTCCATCGTCACGGGCAAGGTGGTTAATTTGACCGATTATGGCGTATTCGTTGAACTCGAGCCAGGGGTTGAGGGGCTCATCCACATTTCGGAAATGTTCTGGACGCGTGAAATAAAACATCCTTCCAAGGTTCTCTCGCTTGGCGAGGAAGTTAATATCATGATTCTCGATATCAATCCCGATCTGAAACGGATTTCCTTGGGCTTGAAGCAGACGATGACAAACCCCTGGGAGGCTTTGAAAGAAAAATATCCCGAGGGCAGCGTTCTGCAAGGGGTGATTCGCAACATCACAAATTTCGGTATTTTTGTCGGGGTAGAAGAAAGTATCGATGGACTGATCCACGTGTCCGATATTTCATGGCGGCACCGGGTGGTCCATCCCTCTGAAATGTACAAAAAAGGCCAGACCATCGAAGCCGTTGTTCTGCACATCGATCCTGAAAATGAAAAATTTTCTCTGGGGATCAAGCAGTTGGAGACGGATCCCTGGGAAACCCTTGAAAAAAGCTATCCCGTAGGCTCCTCGATTAACGGAAAAATTACGAACATCACCGATTTCGGAATGTTTGTTGAAATCGAGGAAGGAATAGAAGGTTTGATCCATGTTTCTGAATTGAGTCAGAAACGGATCAAGAGTGCATCGGAACTGCATAACGTGGGGGATGCGGTTACGGCGACGGTGAAGAATATCGACGCCAAAAACAGAAAGATCCGTCTCACTTTGCGTGACAGCGAAGCACCGCCGGAAACTTACCACGGCAATCAGTATCTGAACAACAAAGAAAACCTGGTATCGCCTCTGGGAGAAGCCCTGGCGGACGTCAAGATAGGAGAAACGGAACCATCCGAGTAGAAACCCGTTGGGAGCGGGTCATTTGACGATGAATCTGTATGACAGGAGGATGAGATGAGAAGACACCCCGTTCTTTTCGGCATCCTCTTTTTGATCTGTGCCGGCTTTGTGTTTTTTCTGGTCCTCAATGGGTTGCTCAAATCCGGTGGAGGCGGGTATGCCTTGCCTGCCGGTGATAAAGTGGCGATTGTCACCTTGGAAGGTGTTATCACCAACTCCGACCGTATCATCCGCGAAATAGAAGCTTTTGCAAAAAATGACCGCGTCAAGGCCATTGTTCTTCGTATCGACTCTCCAGGAGGCAGCGTGGCTCCCACACAGGAAATCTATGACGCCGTACTGGAGGCCGGTAAAAAGAAAAAAATCGTTGCATCCATGGGCTCCATTGCCGCATCGGGCGGGTATCTTGTTGCCTGCGCCGCCGACCAGATCGTCGCCAATCCGGGAACCATCACGGGTAGTATTTCCGCCGTGATGCATTTTGCCAATATGGAGGAGTTGATGCGCAAGATCGGGGTCAGCACGTCCGTTGTCAAAAGCGGAAAATACAAGGACATCGGTTCCCCGGCTCGAGAAATGACGGAAGAGGAAATATCTTTGCTCCAGCAACTCGTGGACGATGTGTATGATCAACTTCTGGAAACGATTTCCGTCAGACGAAAAATAACGAAAGAAAACCTCAGCCTCCTGGCCGATGGACGTATACTGACGGGCCGTCAGGCTCAGAAAGCCGGATTGGTTGATTTCCTGGGAAACCAGAAATATGCTGTCCGTTTGGCCGGACAGATGACCGGCATTTCCGGAGATCCTGCCGTGGTTTATCCTCCTGAGAAAAAAGCTTTTATCCTGGATTTTTTGCTGAAGAGTCTCGTCAGGTCCGTGAAACAGGAGCTTGTCCTGGATCAGCCAAAAATGGACGGACTGCAGTACCTTTATTGCCCCCAGTAGGGGGGTGTGGGCTACAAAGAGCCGGGGGATGATCTGAGTCGTACAGGGCGCTTTACCGGCTATCCGGCCGCGGATGTTCCCATTGCCCGTCTTCATCTCATTGATTTGATGCCCGATTCCTTGGGAAAGGGCGGGCGGATTGAAATCAGGGGATGGGCTGGTTTCATCCCACAGCAGGCAGGGCAAGCCTGCGGAGAGGGCACGGAACGGTACACCGCCTTGTCCACCCGCGGAAAAAGGGCGTCCTCAGCCCGAGGCTGGCCCTCGAAATTAAGAAAGGATCGCTGATAAACATGACGACCTATAACACGATCCTCCTCGAATGCAAGGAGGAGGGATATGTGATCATCACCATGAACAGGCCCGTGGAACTTAACGCTTTATCCAGGGATATGAGACTGGAATTGACGGATTGCTTCACCAGACTGGAGGGGGACACATCCGTCAAAACCGTCATATTGACGGGTGGTGATTACGTTTTCTCAGCGGGAGGCGACATCAAGGAGATGTCGGCGTTGCCGGACAGCGAAATCGAAGCTTATTTCCGGTCAATTTTCGTCTGCCTGAGGCGGATCAACCTGTTCCCAAAACCGGTGATTGCTGCGGTGAACGGTATCGCCATCGGAGGCGGCTTCAATCTGGCCGTAGTTTGTGATCTGATTATCGCTTCCGACACGGCTATTTTTGGTCATCCGGAATTGAAATTGGGGCTCAATCCCCTGTTCAACCCTGTTCGTCAGCTGGTCGGAATGGCCAAGGCGAAAGAAATCACCTTGCTCGGAGAGCCCATCGCAGCCAATGAAGCCTTGCGAATCGGGTTGGTGAATAAGGTGGTTGCTCCGGAACGACTCATGATGGAAGCGGAGGGAATGGCCAAAGAGATTTCCAAGCGGTCGGTCCAGGCCACGGAAGTGGTGAAAAAAATATCGTCCATGGTGCCTCATCTGGAGGTCGGCGCGGCGCTGTCGCTCGAATTCGAGATGAGTACCTTCCTCTTTTCACGACCGGAGCGAAAGACTTACATGCGGGAGTTCCTCATTTCGGAAGAGATGAGAAAACGAAAACGGCGGCGTCACCCTTAGCCGTCCCATTCATTGGACAATGCGAAATCCCGGAGCTGATCACGTCGCTTTTTGTGTTGCAACTTCTTCAGGGCTTTGGCTTCGATCTGGCGGATTCTTTCCCGGGTAACCCCCATCATTTCGCCCACTTCTTCGAGCGTAAAGGGTCCATAAATACAAGCGATCCAGGTGCAATTCAGAAAGTTAGCGCTTTTGATGCGCCACTCACAGTTTATGTCCTGGCATTCTTCCGTGATAAGATGTCCATATTTTTTGCACTTATAGATGTTGAGCATGGAATTTGGATTTTTCATCTTTTTTCCTCTACTAAATCGGGTCCTGCATCAATCAAAAGGTGAGTTGAGGTGGAAGATAGCGATTCTCTCCGGGTTTGTCAATAAAGATGGCCTTACAAAGAGCCGAAAAGTGGTCAATATATTTCGGCGGCAAATTTTGCCAATTCCGACTTTCCGCGAATTCGTTGATATAGGAACACCAAAAAAAGAAAAGACGCAAAGAAAAGGCGCCGTGAAAGAGAAAGGGGTATCATCTTTTCGGCTGGTTATCGGGTCTGGGTGTGTCTGATGTTTCCATAGATGTACTCTCCGATATCAGCGGCGGTTTTCATGATGTCCTCCAGGTTGGCATGGACAAATTTCCGGTTATGGAGCACAAGTTTGCCATTGATGATCACGGAGGAAACATCGGAACCGGATGCGGCGTAAACGAGATGTGATCGGACGTTATAAAGAGGCGTCAGATGGGGCTGGTTCAGGTTGATCAGGATCAGGTCCGCCGCTTTGCCGACTTCCACCGTACCAATTCGTTGATCAAGGCCAAGGAGTCTTGCTCCGTCAATCGTGGCCATTTTAAGGACCGTCGCCGCATCGAGGATAGTCGGGTCCATCCGGGTTACCTTGCCCACCTTGGCGGCCATTCCCATTTCCCGGAGCAAGTCCAGGTCGTTGTTGCTGGAGGCGCCGTCCGTGCCCAGACCGACGAGGATGCCCCGCTTCAATAATTCCGGAACGGGGGCTATGCCGGCGGCAAGCTTCATATTACTTTCCGGGCAATGCACGACTTTTGTTCCTTGCCGGGCAAGCAAGTCGATCTCCCCGTCATCAAGCCAGTTGCAGTGTACGGCAATCGTACTGTCGTCGAGTACGCCCAGTGTGTCCAGAAAAAATGCGGGTGATTTCCCATGCCTTGTCTGAATCATCCTGCATTCATCACGTGTTTCTGCCAGGTGAATGAGGTAGGGCACCTGCCATTGGCGGGCCACGGCCTTGATATCCTTCAGCGTTTCCGTTGAACAGGTATAGGGGGTATGGCAAAATAGGGCGGTATTGATCAGGGGGTGGCGATTTTGCCAGCGGTTCAGAAACCGGTGGGCGGCTTCGGTTTTATCCCGAGGATTGGGGATGTCGGGGGCGGGAAAATCGATGAATCCCTGACAGACGACAGCACGCATACCCATGTCCACCGCTGCCTGGGCGATCCGGTCGACGAAAAAATAACTGTCGCAGAAGGTCGTCGTCCCGGAAAGGATCATTTCCGCCATGGCCAAAAGGGATCCGGCATAGACGGTTTCTCTGTTCATGAATCGGCCCTCGGCGGGGAAAATGAAGTGGTTGAGCCAATCCATTAAAGGGAGGTCGTCCGCCAGTCCCCGGAGCAGGACCATGGGCAGATGGGTGTGACTGTTGATCAGTCCGGGCATGACGAGATACCCCTCTCCCGGGAGCACGAGATCGGCCCGCTCTTGTTGCCCTGACTTCGTATCATTTGCGGAAGAACATGTTTTATCCCGGATGAAACATACGAGACCGTCACGTATGCCGATATCGGCCCGGGGCAGAAGGTCAGGTTCATCCGTCATGGTAAGAACACGGGCATTCGTGATGAGAATATGGGGGATCTTTTCTTGCGGTAGCGTGATCATTCTCTCAGTCCCAGACTGGCGCCAATACGCCCGGCGATCCGACGAACCTCCGCCATGATCCTTTCTTCGTTTATCGTTGTCAGTCGGCGTTTTTCCATGACAATTTTGCCGTGGATGAGGACCGTGTCCACATCGGAACCGTTGGCGGCATAAACGAGGTGCGAATTTGCATGGTACATGGGGGTCAGATGCGGTTTGTTTGAATCAATCAGAATCAAATCGGCTTGCATGCCGGGTTTGAGCGATCCCGTCCGATCTTCCATTCCCAGAACGGTTGCGCCTCTGCATGTTGCCATTCGGAGGACCGTTTCCGCAGACATTGCCGTCGGGTCGAGGCAGGCCAGTTTGCCGAGTTTCGCCGCGGAATCCAGTTCCTGAAACATGTCCAGATTGTTGTTGCTGGCGGCTCCGTCCGTCCCAAGCGCGACAGGAATACCTCTCCTGATCATTTCGGCTGCCGGCGCGATACCCGAAGCGAGTTTCATGTTGCTCCCCGGATTGTGGACAACCTTGCAACCGTAGTCGGCAAAGATCGTCATATCCTCGTCATCCAGATAAACGCCGTGAAAGGCGATGAAGGAGGGGGCAAGGAGCCCCATGTCTCTTAAATAATGGGTGGCTTTCATTCCCAGCTTTTCGTCTAATAAATTTATCTCTTCTTTGCTTTCCAGGAGATGCATCGCCAGAGGCAGGTCGTGCTCCCTGGCCAGATCCTTTGCCTGCTGCAACAG
This genomic window from Deltaproteobacteria bacterium contains:
- the sppA gene encoding signal peptide peptidase SppA, coding for MRRHPVLFGILFLICAGFVFFLVLNGLLKSGGGGYALPAGDKVAIVTLEGVITNSDRIIREIEAFAKNDRVKAIVLRIDSPGGSVAPTQEIYDAVLEAGKKKKIVASMGSIAASGGYLVACAADQIVANPGTITGSISAVMHFANMEELMRKIGVSTSVVKSGKYKDIGSPAREMTEEEISLLQQLVDDVYDQLLETISVRRKITKENLSLLADGRILTGRQAQKAGLVDFLGNQKYAVRLAGQMTGISGDPAVVYPPEKKAFILDFLLKSLVRSVKQELVLDQPKMDGLQYLYCPQ
- a CDS encoding 30S ribosomal protein S1 gives rise to the protein MVNENNLISQQEEAEEIRTDTPDDTVSAQTNDEPMDFGELYEQSLQNVQFGEIVTGKIVQITNDVVMVDVGWKTEGHIPTKELKDADGNISLNVGDEIEILVDRRDGEGNLILSRDKAAKLKVWDDIKQACSQNALIEGVVVERVKGGLSVDIGIPAFLPGSQVDIRPVRDLDKYVGQSLTFNILKYDRKRNNVVLSRRAILEAERESEKIKTLENLEEGKIVEGIIKNITDYGIFIDLGGVDGLLHVTDMSWGRMTRPSGAFARGDKITVKVLSFDRERERVSLGLKQLMENPWDSILSRYPIGSIVTGKVVNLTDYGVFVELEPGVEGLIHISEMFWTREIKHPSKVLSLGEEVNIMILDINPDLKRISLGLKQTMTNPWEALKEKYPEGSVLQGVIRNITNFGIFVGVEESIDGLIHVSDISWRHRVVHPSEMYKKGQTIEAVVLHIDPENEKFSLGIKQLETDPWETLEKSYPVGSSINGKITNITDFGMFVEIEEGIEGLIHVSELSQKRIKSASELHNVGDAVTATVKNIDAKNRKIRLTLRDSEAPPETYHGNQYLNNKENLVSPLGEALADVKIGETEPSE
- a CDS encoding amidohydrolase, translated to MTDEPDLLPRADIGIRDGLVCFIRDKTCSSANDTKSGQQERADLVLPGEGYLVMPGLINSHTHLPMVLLRGLADDLPLMDWLNHFIFPAEGRFMNRETVYAGSLLAMAEMILSGTTTFCDSYFFVDRIAQAAVDMGMRAVVCQGFIDFPAPDIPNPRDKTEAAHRFLNRWQNRHPLINTALFCHTPYTCSTETLKDIKAVARQWQVPYLIHLAETRDECRMIQTRHGKSPAFFLDTLGVLDDSTIAVHCNWLDDGEIDLLARQGTKVVHCPESNMKLAAGIAPVPELLKRGILVGLGTDGASSNNDLDLLREMGMAAKVGKVTRMDPTILDAATVLKMATIDGARLLGLDQRIGTVEVGKAADLILINLNQPHLTPLYNVRSHLVYAASGSDVSSVIINGKLVLHNRKFVHANLEDIMKTAADIGEYIYGNIRHTQTR
- a CDS encoding enoyl-CoA hydratase/isomerase family protein, giving the protein MTTYNTILLECKEEGYVIITMNRPVELNALSRDMRLELTDCFTRLEGDTSVKTVILTGGDYVFSAGGDIKEMSALPDSEIEAYFRSIFVCLRRINLFPKPVIAAVNGIAIGGGFNLAVVCDLIIASDTAIFGHPELKLGLNPLFNPVRQLVGMAKAKEITLLGEPIAANEALRIGLVNKVVAPERLMMEAEGMAKEISKRSVQATEVVKKISSMVPHLEVGAALSLEFEMSTFLFSRPERKTYMREFLISEEMRKRKRRRHP
- a CDS encoding amidohydrolase, encoding MEEIDILVVNGRILTFDEHDRVIPGGAVAIRSGQILALGETPFLLSRYHAGKVIDANGGIVMPGLINAHTHAAMTCFRGIADDMDVLNWLNNYIFPAETRNVNPELAYWGSLLACAEMIKSGTTTFCDMYIFEDETACAAKEAGMRCLIGEVLFDFPSANSKTPEEGLAYTRRLIRKWADDPLVNIVVEPHALYTCSQSLLQQAKDLAREHDLPLAMHLLESKEEINLLDEKLGMKATHYLRDMGLLAPSFIAFHGVYLDDEDMTIFADYGCKVVHNPGSNMKLASGIAPAAEMIRRGIPVALGTDGAASNNNLDMFQELDSAAKLGKLACLDPTAMSAETVLRMATCRGATVLGMEDRTGSLKPGMQADLILIDSNKPHLTPMYHANSHLVYAANGSDVDTVLIHGKIVMEKRRLTTINEERIMAEVRRIAGRIGASLGLRE